In Fusarium oxysporum f. sp. lycopersici 4287 chromosome 11, whole genome shotgun sequence, the following are encoded in one genomic region:
- a CDS encoding mannitol 2-dehydrogenase — MTQRLKLNSSNLSAIASQQGDQKVKVPSYDRKSLKEGIVHVGVGGFHRAHLAVYVDNLLEKHGERDWAICGIGLRPNDAAMRDVLNSQDHLYTVIERSAKGSFADVVGSINSFIFAPDDREAVIAKMAHPDTHIVSLTITESGYYYNENTHQLKDEHPDIQHDLKPENENAPISTFGFLYAALARRHAEGRKPFTVLSCDNMQKNGTITRNMLTSFAKLRNPELAKWIDEEGAFPNAMVDRITPSTSENDIKSLAENFGIEDAWPVVTEPFMQWVVEDKFADGRPPFEKVGVQVVHDVHDVEQFEKHKLRLLNASHSAMAYPGQLAGFKYVHEVMEHPIYRKFVWQMMQEEVKPLLPEIPGVDIDQYCNTLMERFSNPTIMDQIPRVALNASGKIPQFIMPSIAENIWVTGPFRRLCFVAGAWFIYIKGVDDKGNTFEVDDPMREKLQALAKEGGKDPRSILSVRELFGDDLRGDQRFLDEVTKAMELITKDGVMETIPKYVN, encoded by the coding sequence ATGACACAACGTCTAaagctcaacagcagcaacctcTCCGCTATTGCGTCACAGCAGGGAGACCAAAAGGTCAAGGTCCCCTCCTACGACCGCAAGTCTCTCAAGGAGGGCATTGTCCACGTCGGAGTTGGTGGTTTCCACAGAGCGCATTTGGCCGTCTACGTCGACAATCTGCTCGAGAAGCATGGTGAGCGCGATTGGGCCATCTGCGGTATCGGCCTGCGACCCAACGATGCCGCCATGCGCGATGTCCTCAACTCCCAAGACCATCTGTACACAGTCATTGAGCGCTCCGCAAAGGGCAGCTTCGCCGACGTCGTCGGCAGCATCAACTCCTTCATTTTCGCACCTGATGATCGTGAGGCTGTCATCGCAAAGATGGCTCATCCCGACACACACATTGTTTCTCTCACTATTACTGAGAGTGGCTACTACTACAACGAGAACACCCATCAATTGAAGGACGAGCACCCCGACATTCAGCACGATCTCAAGCCCGAGAACGAGAACGCCCCCATTAGCACTTTCGGCTTCCTCTACGCCGCTCTGGCCAGACGTCACGCTGAGGGCCGCAAGCCCTTCACCGTTCTGTCATGTGACAACATGCAGAAGAACGGAACCATCACCCGCAACATGCTCACATCTTTCGCCAAGCTCCGCAACCCTGAGCTTGCCAAGTGGATCGACGAGGAGGGAGCTTTCCCCAACGCCATGGTTGACCGCATTACCCCCAGCACCTCTGAGAACGACATCAAGTCACTCGCTGAGAACTTCGGCATTGAGGATGCTTGGCCCGTTGTCACCGAGCCTTTCATGCAGTGGGTTGTTGAGGACAAGTTCGCCGATGGCCGCCCTCCCTTCGAGAAGGTCGGTGTCCAGGTTGTTCACGACGTGCACGACGTCGAGCAGTTCGAGAAGCACAAGCTCCGTCTCCTCAACGCCAGTCACTCCGCCATGGCTTACCCCGGACAGCTTGCTGGCTTCAAGTACGTCCACGAGGTCATGGAGCACCCCATCTACCGCAAGTTTGTCTGGCAGATGATGCAGGAGGAGGTCAAGCCTCTTCTCCCCGAGATCCCCGGCGTCGACATCGACCAGTACTGCAACACCCTTATGGAGCGATTCTCCAACCCCACCATCATGGATCAGATTCCCCGTGTCGCTCTCAACGCCTCCGGCAAGATCCCCCAGTTCATCATGCCCTCCATCGCCGAGAACATCTGGGTTACTGGCCCCTTCCGCCGCTTGTGTTTCGTCGCAGGTGCCTGGTTCATCTACATCAAAGGAGTTGATGACAAGGGCAACACCTTCGAGGTTGACGATCCCATGCGCGAGaagcttcaagctctggCCAAGGAGGGCGGCAAGGATCCCCGCTCTATTCTCAGCGTCCGAGAGCTGTTCGGTGACGATTTGCGAGGCGACCAGCGCTTCCTGGACGAGGTGACCAAGGCTATGGagctcatcaccaaggatgGTGTGATGGAGACCATCCCCAAGTATGTCAACTAA
- a CDS encoding iron-dependent peroxidase, translating into MLSCRVLITYQAPLGPSVSRITSIHWLKVTNSSFCKPRRFLSGSVPSGFKMNPQAVESPLSQSATFLVLSATDNPDADKTIRSTLSSIADITKNISIRHQTANLSCTVGIGSSAWDRLTKLPRPNELHPFKEFKGSKHTAVSTPGDIFFHIRSDRRDMAFEFERQLMDRLGDAVKLEDETVGFRYFDTRDVLGFVDGTANPVGPDIKESVLVTAQDDSAAVGGSYVVVQKYLHDLKAWKTLKTEQQEAIIGRTKLDNIELDDADEGQQQSHKSLATIEDEGGSEHDILRDNMPFGSPAQGEFGTYFIGYSKKLWVIEKMLERMFVGVPPGMHDRILNYSKAVTGSTFFVPSADFLAGLDDD; encoded by the coding sequence ATGCTGTCCTGTCGGGTTCTCATCACGTATCAGGCGCCATTGGGTCCTTCTGTCTCACGTATTACATCAATCCACTGGCTAAAAGTTACAAATTCCTCCTTTTGTAAGCCAAGACGCTTCTTGTCAGGTTCCGTTCCATCCGGTTTCAAAATGAACCCTCAGGCGGTGGAATCTCCCTTGTCGCAGTCCGCGACATTCCTCGTTCTCTCGGCAACAGACAACCCGGATGCCGACAAGACAATCCGATCAACATTGTCTAGCATTGCAGACATTACCAAGAACATATCAATTCGCCATCAAACCGCAAACCTCTCATGTACTGTTGGCATTGGAAGCTCGGCATGGGACCGATTGACCAAACTCCCTCGGCCTAACGAGCTACATCCTTTCAAAGAGTTCAAGGGGTCAAAGCATACTGCTGTGTCAACGCCAGGTGATATCTTCTTTCATATTCGATCCGACAGGCGAGATATGGCATTCGAATTTGAGAGACAACTCATGGATAGACTGGGTGATGCTGTCAAGCTCGAAGATGAGACAGTTGGTTTTAGGTATTTCGATACGCGCGACGTCCTTGGATTTGTCGACGGAACTGCCAATCCAGTCGGCCCCGATATCAAGGAATCGGTACTTGTCACTGCGCAAGACGACTCTGCTGCTGTAGGAGGAAGTTATGTCGTGGTACAGAAATATCTTCACGATCTCAAAGCATGGAAGACTCTCAAGACAGAACAGCAGGAAGCCATCATTGGACGCACGAAGCTCGATAACattgagcttgatgatgcgGATGAAGGGCAACAGCAGTCCCATAAGAGTCTCGCTACGATTGAAGACGAGGGAGGAAGTGAGCATGATATTCTACGTGATAATATGCCCTTTGGATCTCCAGCCCAGGGTGAGTTTGGCACATATTTTATCGGGTACTCGAAGAAACTCTGGGTCATTGAGAAGATGCTAGAGCGCATGTTTGTCGGTGTTCCGCCTGGGATGCATGATCGGATTCTCAACTATTCGAAGGCTGTTACAGGCTCGACATTCTTTGTACCATCGGCTGATTTTCTTGCTGgacttgatgatgattga